GTTCGAACCCGCGGGGCTCACCGTCGCGGGGAAGCGCTGCCTCGACGCGGGCGCGTCCACCGGCGGCTTCACCGATGTGCTGCTGTCGCGCGCGGCGCGCGAGGTGGTCGCGGTGGACGTCGGCTACGGCCAGTTGATCTGGCGGTTGCAGAACGACGACCGGGTGCGGGTGGTCGATCGCACGAACGTGCGCAACCTCACCCCCGAAATGATCGACGGCCCAGTCGAGTTGGTGGTCGGTGACCTGTCGTTCATCTCGCTGGCCCTGGTGCTGCCCGCGCTGGCCGCGTGCACCGCGCCGGGCGCGGATCTGCTGCCGATGGTGAAGCCGCAGTTCGAGGTCGGCAAGGAGCGGGTCGGTTCCGGTGGCGTGGTGCGCGATCCGGCGCTGCGCGCCGCGGCGGTGCGCGAGGTCGCGACGGCCGCGGCGGCGCTCGGCCTGTACACCGAGGGCGTGACGGCCAGCCCGTTGCCGGGCCCGTCGGGCAATGTCGAATACTTCCTGTGGCTGCGCAAGTCCGCTACGGCGGACGGCAGACCCGAAGACGACGAGGCGCGAGTGGCTGCCCTCGTCGAGCGTGCGGTTGAGGAGGGTCCACAGTGAACGCGCCGACGAGGGCCGATAGCCGGGAGATCCTGCTGGTGTCGCATCCCGGCCGGGCGGAGATCATCGAGACCGCGCACCGGCTGGCGAAGATCTTCGCCGATGCGGGCATCTGCCTGCGGGTGCTCGACGACGAGGCGGACAGCACCCGGTTCGAGGCCGAGCCGGGCGGCTATCCGGTGCGGGTGGTCGCGCACGGGCCCGAGGCCGCGGTCGGTTGCGAGATGGTGCTGGTGCTCGGTGGCGACGGCACCTTCCTGCGGGCCGCCGAGCTGGCGCGTCCGGCCGGGGTGCCGGTGCTGGGAATCAATCTGGGCCGCATCGGTTTTCTGACCGAGGCCGAGGCTGAGCACCTCGACGACGCGCTGGCCCATGTGGTGCGGCGGGATTACCGGATCGAGCACCGGATGACCATCGACGTCAACGTCCGGGTGGACGATGTGGTGGTGGAAACCGGCTGGGCGCTGAACGAGGCGAGCATCGAGAACGCCTCGCGGATGGGCGTATTGGAGCTGGTGCTGGAGGTGGACGGCAGGCCGGTGTCGGCGTTCGGCTGCGACGGCATCCTGATCGCCACCCCGACCGGCTCCACGGCGTACGCGTTCTCCGCGGGCGGCCCGGTGGTGTGGCCGGAACTCGAAGCGCTGCTGGTGATTCCGAGCAACGCGCACGCCCTGTTCGCCCGGCCGCTGGTGACCAGCCCGGAGTCGCGGATCGCGGTCGAGGCGGCGGCCGAGGGGCACGATGCGATAGTTTTCCTGGATGGCAGGCGCACGCTCGACCTGCCGCGTGGCGGCCGGTTGGAAGCGGTCCGCGGCGCGCAGCCGGTGCGCTGGGTGCGGCTGGATTCCGCGCCCTTCGCGGACCGGATGGTGCGCAAGTTCCAATTGCCCGTGACAGGCTGGCGTGGCCGGCGGCGAACGGAGAGCACACATGC
This genomic stretch from Nocardia brasiliensis ATCC 700358 harbors:
- a CDS encoding TlyA family RNA methyltransferase, with the translated sequence MARRARVDAELVRRGLARSREHAVELIGAGRVLIAGTVAVKPATAVEAGTPLLVREQADEVSWASRGAHKLLGALAAFEPAGLTVAGKRCLDAGASTGGFTDVLLSRAAREVVAVDVGYGQLIWRLQNDDRVRVVDRTNVRNLTPEMIDGPVELVVGDLSFISLALVLPALAACTAPGADLLPMVKPQFEVGKERVGSGGVVRDPALRAAAVREVATAAAALGLYTEGVTASPLPGPSGNVEYFLWLRKSATADGRPEDDEARVAALVERAVEEGPQ
- a CDS encoding NAD kinase; translation: MNAPTRADSREILLVSHPGRAEIIETAHRLAKIFADAGICLRVLDDEADSTRFEAEPGGYPVRVVAHGPEAAVGCEMVLVLGGDGTFLRAAELARPAGVPVLGINLGRIGFLTEAEAEHLDDALAHVVRRDYRIEHRMTIDVNVRVDDVVVETGWALNEASIENASRMGVLELVLEVDGRPVSAFGCDGILIATPTGSTAYAFSAGGPVVWPELEALLVIPSNAHALFARPLVTSPESRIAVEAAAEGHDAIVFLDGRRTLDLPRGGRLEAVRGAQPVRWVRLDSAPFADRMVRKFQLPVTGWRGRRRTESTHADRDQD